The Desulfitobacterium chlororespirans DSM 11544 sequence TCCCGGAACGGATAAGATTTTTACATTTACCTCGAAGAATTCCTTCATGGTCGCCTCGGTAATAATCTCCTCGCTGGGACCGAAAAGATACCGGTCCTGCCCCAGCATCAGGGTGTCATCGGATATTCTTAAGGCATGGTCAGGATAGTGGGTATTGATAATACAGGAAATCCCTTTCTCATCCCTCAGTTTCCTGACCAAGTTTAAAATAAGCTGCTGATTCTTGTAATCCAGATGGGATTCCGGCTCATCCATAATCAGCAATTGAGGTTCATTGACCAAGGCTCTGGCGATATACACCAGCTGAAGCTGTCCGCCGCTGAGCTGGGTGCACAACCGATCTTTGAGCCCTTCAATCCCCACGATTTGCAAAGCTTTTTCCACTCTTTGCCGGTCCCATTGGGAAGGCGTTCCGAAAAGAGGCACATGCCTGGCTCTGCCCATAGCGGTCATTTCGGCAACCGTAAAGGCAAACACACTCCGGTGAGCCTGGGGCACATACCCGATAGCCTCACACTCCTTCAGAGAGTGCAAAGGCTTTCCATCCACAAGGGTTTGCCCTTTTTGCCACTTAAGCAGCCCGATCAGGCATTTGAGCAAGGTCGTCTTGCCGATGCCGTTTTGCCCAAGAATTGTCATGATCCTGCCTTGCTCCAAGGCAAAGGAGATGTCCCTGAGCAGGAGACGCTCCTGGGTATAGCCAAAGTTTCCATTTCTGAGTTCCAGCCGCATATCAGGTCCCTTCCGTTCTTTTGTAAATCAGCACAAAAAATGGAGCCCCTATAATCGCCGTAAGAATACCGATGGGTATCTCCGCCGGAGTGATCACCCGGGCGATAAAATCCACCAGGATCATAAACACAGCTCCTGAAAGGCAGGACGTGGGCAAAAGGTATTTGTAATCGGCGCCGACCAGCATCCGGCATAAATTGGGTATGATCAGACCTACCCAGCCAATGACCCCTGTAACCATCACCGCAGAAGCAGTAATCACCGTGGCGGCGGTAATGATCAGCACCCTGATCCTGGCGGGATTGATCCCCAGGGTTTCCGCCTCTTCATCCCCCAGAGTCAGGACATTAATATGCCATCTGAGGGCTAAGAGAATTCCCGTCCCCACCATAATCGGCAGGCATACCATTTTCAGTTCCCCGAAGGTGGTATTGGCAAAGCTGCCCATGAGCCAGTAGGTAATGGCCGGAAGCTCCGAATTCGTATCCGCCACAAATTTGATCAGGGAGATCAGGGCATTGAAGACCGCCGAAACGATAATCCCGGACAAAACCAAAGACAGAATCGTGGATTCCCGTTTGATCCGTGACAACAGCCAGCTTAAAATCACGCTGAACATCCCGAAAGCAAAGGACAGAACTGCCGCCATTCCGGTAACACCGGAGGTCAGAAGAATTCCCAGAGCTGCACCGAATCCGGCTCCGGCACTTACCCCCAAAACATCGGGGCTGACCAGTGGATTATGAAAACAACCCTGAAAGGAGGCTCCCGCTGCCGAGAGCCCCGCTCCCACCAATACGGCCAAGAGCACCCGGGGGATGCGGATATCCCAGACTACGGTATTTTCCACACTATTTTCCCCCTGCCCTGCCAGATTGGCCCATAGGATCCGCCCTACTTCTCCGGGCTCAACAAAATATCTGCCCAAAAAGAGGGAGAGAAAGATAAAGGACAGGAGAACCAGCAGCAAGGCCATCCATAAGTATTTATAATGATCAGCTTTTCTCAACATCGTTCTTTCCCTCTCTTATTTATCCCCTTGGGAGAACCACACTTATTTTCCGGCCATTCCCTGATTGGGGTTCAGGATAGACTCCACCTGCTCATCCGTCAGACTGATTCCATAGCAGCGGCTGTAATAATCCTTGATAATCCCTTTGTATTCAGCTTCGCTGAACTTGTCCGGAAAGTTCTTGCCGGCCAGCCACTGAATCATCAGAGGGGAATCGGCACAAGGGGCTCCCCAGTTCATTACCCCTCTGGGGGTGTCGTGAATCCTTCCGGTTTTAAAAGCCTGAACCTGGGACCAATCCTGTCCTTTAATGGCATCACCAAGGTACTGGGCAGCCGGCAGTCCTCTGAATACATACACAATATCCGGATTCCATGTATAGATCTGCTCCATGGTTACCTCAATACTCTCGCCCTTCAGTTCTCCCGCCACATTTTCCAGCCCGCTCTTCAAGAGCCAATCGTCCCCATAAGTACCTGCTCCCCGAACCGTGATCTTATCTCCGGTATTGCTCATGATCATAAGCCCTTTCTGTTTGGGCGCATCCTTGACCTGGGCCAGGATACCGGCAACCTGCTCATTGGCTTTATCCCATTCCTTCTGCAAGGAATTCTCCCCACTCAGCCCGAAAATCTCCCGCATCAAGCGATCGATCTCCACTGACCAAGTCTCATTCACCTGATCATCAATGTAAAAATCGACCACAGGAATCTTGACATTTTCCAGTCCTTCTTTCTGGGCGCCGCCATAGACCAAAATAAGATCGGGGTTCAGCTTTAAGAGTTCCTCGGTATTGGAAGCGTATCCCGTCAAAAATGTCGTAGTAATCCTTTGCCAGTTGGGTATCAGCTTGTCAAGAATGAGGGGATTAGCCTCGGCCAGGGCCACCTGGGTCGCCCCCACCAGTTTGCTTGTATCTTTCACTACACTGGCATAAGTGGACACCAACGGGGGAGCCACAATGACCACATGTTCGATCTTCTCCACAGGGGGCAGGACCACCTGATTTCCCGCCAGATCGACAATAGTGCGCTCCCCGCCGTCCTCCTGATGGGCTTGAGAATCCGCTCCCTTGTCGGGCTGATCCGTATTCGCCCCTTGGCTGCAGCCGCCCAGGAGCAGAGCCGCCGTCAAAAGTACCGCCAACCACAGACTTGCTTTTTTCATAACTTTTTGCCACCTTCCTCTTCTTTTTTACTCCTTAGTGCTTTAGGCCCCATGGATACCGCACTGCATTCGCCAAAACTATCAGCATCCTTTTTGATTTCCGCCAAACAGACATGAAGCAAATACGGGCTGCAGTTATCAATAACCTTCATTGATAACTGCAGCCCGTATTTGCTTACAAAAGATCAAGCTGTCTGCGGCGCAAAAACCATGGCAGAAAGCTTTTTCAGGCAGGTCTTCTGGCTCAAGCGTCATCACTCTTCCTGCCTTCCCGATTGCTCAGTGACTTTTTAGGAAGAATTCCTCTTTTACAGCGGCGGTACCGCACAGGATTTTCACCTGTTTCCCTATTCTGCTGAATGCCCAAGCAAACAGCCACCTGATGCTTATGAAGTTTTTAACGATCTCTTAAAGCTCTTTTTAATTTGTATGCCTAGTATACAATTAATGTGTAAAAAAAGTCAATCCCAACCGGTGACAATCGTGAAGCTATTCTATAGATCGAGATTATATCCAGCATAAGCAACAGGTATTATATGTACAGGTTAATTTTCTTTATAATTAAGAAAAGCACAAGGTTCTATATATCGATAAGCCTATTTCAGACTAGTTGGAGGATATAAATAATGAAAAATGGTTATGTGTTAATTATCTTAGCAGCTTTAGGCTTTGCGGCCTTACCCATATTCATAAAATATGGGTATAATGTAGGTTTAACTACAGAAGTAATGTTGTTTTTGCGGTTTTTAATCGCCAGCATCCTACTGAGTTTTATAATGCTCGTAAGCGGAAGAAAAGGATTTAAGTTAAATAAGTCTTCCCTGCCTAAATTAGTTCTGCATGGCTTGGTGTTTTTTGGGAGCTCTTATTGTTATGTGCTGGCTATAAAGCATATGTCTGCCACAGTTACAAATATATTGCTTTATACATACCCACTAATGGTTGTGGTTATGGCAACCATGATTTTTAAAGAAAAAATATCGTTGGTTAAGACGATAACCCTACTTATTTCGTTTTTAGGCTGCTTAATGGTTATCGATATTATAAATACATCAACACATCAAATCAGTATGTTAGGTGTTTTACATGGTATAGGATCAGCGGTATTCTATGCAGTATATAATATAAACGGGCAGTATCTTTCTAAAACTCTGGAACCAGTGACGATTTCAACCTATACATCGGTTGTTTGCTTATTGGCTACTATGGTCGTTTATCCGCCGGTTAATCTATTCGCGGGTCATTCATTTCAGGCTATGTGGATAGTTGGTTTGGGAACAGCCATCTTCAGTACGATCATACCTCTTTTTTGCTATCAAAAAGGGGTATCCCTATTAGGAGCAAGCCAGGCTTCAATTTTAAGCAACATCGAACCCGTCATAGCAACAGTATTGGCTTTTTTAATTTTAGGGGAAAAACTATCAACCCTGCAACTATCCGGTGCATTTCTTATTATTTTGGGAGGATTGCTGCTTAAATTAGATAAGGGTAAACAACCAAGCACTCTGAACAGCTAAGTGAAGATTTCGCATTGTTTACTTATCTCCATAGCCGTCTTAGCCGCGGCATGGTCCGCTAAAAAACAGATAGTTCGGTATACAAAATAATTGAACTGATGATAAAACCCCAAATATATATATTCTTCATAAGCTTAACCCAATTTAACTCACAATGGTGGTCCTTGTATTTAGCAAGAGAGTAAAATATGCCAATGAAGCTCGCAACGAATAAACATAGTACAAAGAGCACTGACATAAAATATACATAAACCGCTCCCTGGCCATCCTTGAATGCCTGAAAAATTTTAAATACAATAACCCCTAAGCAGATGATCACTCCCCAGGCATAGCCGTTCAAAGGTTTATATTTTTCTATACACGTATCTGCAGGGATATCGGTCTCTACGGTATAAAAGCCGGCGGGCAGTGATTCAGCCTCTGTTTCATAATTCAGCAGTGAGTCGCAAAAATCGCACTTTCCGACAGAATGGGCGACTAAATTCTTGGCTCCGCAACCGGGGCATTCAATTGCTTTCGGTTCTCTAGTCAGGTTTTGTTTAGTCTGTCCTTGATATTCCGGCCTTTCCTTTCCATAATAGTTGATATGCTTCCTGCGTGTTTCTATCCATGCCATACTCAATATAAAACACATAAGAATCAAAAATACAAGTAGGCCTACATCATCCTCTTTCACTCTGCATCCCCCCTGCTTTTCTAAACCTACACCAGCATAGATAAATACCTTCATTAAAATAATCTTATCAGGCTTCCTGCAATTGTAAAGCAGAAAAAAATCCCCCAACCATACCTGGTTGAGGGATTCTGTATTTCCAAAATATTAACGTTTGGAGAATTGGGGAGCTTTACGGGCTTTCTTCAAGCCGTATTTACGACGCTCTTTCATACGTGGGTCACGGGTGAGGAACCCTGCACGCTTGAGAGCTGGACGCAAGCTGGGATCTGCTTTCAGAAGTGCACGGGCAATTCCGAGGCGGAGAGCTCCGGCCTGTCCTGTAGTACCGCCGCCATGAGCGAGAGCAACTACATCATATTTGCCAGCAGTATCGGTTACCCCGAACGGTTGTTGAACGATCATTTCCAGAGTTTTCTTGCCGAAGTACTCAGCAAGCTCTCTCTTGTTGATTGTAACTTTTCCTTCTCCAGGAATTAAACGTACACGAGCCACCGCGTTTTTACGGCGTCCGGTACCTTGGTATTGTAATTGTGCAGCCATGTTTTACTTCCTCCTTCCCGTTTATTGAATGGTCCAAACTTCGGGTTGTTGCGCTTGATGCGGATGATTTTCGTCACGATATACTTTCAGCTTCGTATACATCTGAGCACCCAGCTTGTTATGAGGAAGCATTCCTTTTACGGCATGCTCAACAGCTCTTTCAGGCATGTTTTGCATCAGCTTTCTGTAAGGGGTTTCTTTCAAACCACCAGGATAGCCGGAGTGACGGCGATACATTTTTTGATCCAATTTATTACCGGTTAAAACAACTTTTTCTGCATTAATGATGATCACATGATCTCCAGTGTCAACATTAGGAGTAAAAGTTGGTTTATGTTTACCTCTAAGGATGCGAGCAGCTTCAGTAGCTAAACGACCCAAAGGAAGGCCTGCAGCGTCAATGACATACCATTTACGCTCCACCGCATTCGCTTTCGCAAAGAACGTGGACATAAGTTTCCCTCCATCAATTATCCGTATTTCAGTCCGATCTGCTTCGTGGGGCTCAGGCACTGGCAGTTATGCAGCTTTATGGGGCTCAGGCATAAATAACAGCATAAAGACTCATATTGGTATTTTATAAAACGTGTCAGTAAATGTCAAGAAGATCAAAAGAAATAGATGAAATAAATGCAAGTTCTCTTACTCATCTTCATCCTTTCCTTTTTTGATATCGAAAAGTTTGACTATTGTATTTTCTTTCTCATCACTCATGAAATCATCTTCCCCCTGTTCCAGGGCTTCCTGAAGCAAATCAATCGCATCGGCGACTTTAGCCGCCAATTGAAAATACATCTTCATATAGTCGGGCATGGGTAAAGCACTCCTTTACACGATCAGTGTTATATCACTAATAATAACCAGAAAAAAGGCGTTTTGTTAGTGATATTTAACTAATAAGATGAAAGGAGTTGTATTGGAGCGGATTATTGGAGGTGGCAGCTTTGAGTCTCAATATTAGACGCTGGAGCAGGGCTCTCTGTCTGCCCTATTCACAATTTTGGTCTATTCTTTCAATAACTTTCATAGCGATTTTAATACATTCTTCTGCATCTTCCTTATTGACTATCAGCGGATCCTCAGCAGGGTATCCTTCTTGGCCATTTCAAGCTACTCCTTATATTTAACCGAATCCACCAATTAAACTCACTCCTGTTCTCTTAATAATATTGGCAAGGTTTGCTTTGTCGTCCTTATATCTTAACCACTCGGAAGGTGTGTATATGACTATGCCCAAATCCACGTTATATTCAATATTAACAAGCATATCTCTTAACGTTTGCCTTTTATCCTGGGTCTCCATGATTACACATATATCTATATCGCTGCCACGCTTAACCAGACCCTTCGCACATGAACCGAAAAGTATAATCTCTTTAGGGATGTATTTACTAATAATTTGGTTCTTGATGTTCTCGATCTCATCATCGTAAGGACACACTACCAACACCCCTCCACGAATTTCAACACTACACTCTTATATATATTAACAAATTGATTATAAAACGTCTTTGTTACTCATTATGCCTTTATCGAAGGGTCCTCGGATTTTATTATAGATTGCATACCGACCTCTTGGCAAAGCTTATATGAACAAGATCTACTTGTCTTTTGCATACGCTAAAAAATGGCTTGTGAATTTCTGATACAATATAGACAAGTATCGACAGTACTGAACTGTACCTTATGGAGGGTAAATATCCGATGCATAAACTGATCAGGTTGGGACCATATAAAGGGCTGGCTCTTCCCTCCCCTGTACTCTTTACGGAAGATGATCTGGAGCTGGGGGTCAGCGAAGCGGTGAAAAAAATGGCTAACCAATGGGCGAGAGTTCATTGGCCCGCCGCTTACGGAGATGAAGTCGTCATCAACCTGCGTGCCCAATCCGATAAGCTGTTCGTTCCTGAGCTATCCAAAGCCCATTATACTTTCACCCTGGGGGATCCTTCCATCTACAAAGAATTCAATCAACTGATCGGTCTCAAGGCTGGTGATGATCTGCAGCTGGTGCTTGAACTTCCCTCCGGTTTTCCTGTGGAACGGATGCGCGGCAAAATCGTCACGTTTTATATCACCCTACTGGAAGTTATTCGTAAGCGCCCGCTGGAGCTTACCGATGAAATCGCCTGTCAGATCGATCCCAAAGCCGGTGATTTGGAGCAGCTAAAAAGCAAATTGAGAGAAGCCGTCTCTGAAAACTGGCAGCGGTCTATTACTGAAGCAAGAGAGAAGGCTATTCTGAATACTATTTCCTCCACATCTGTCTATGAATTGGATCAGCAGGAGCTTAAGGCTGTCTCTGACCGGATTTTTGACGAAAAGCAAAAACAACTCTTCACTTCAGACAATCCACAGATGCTGGAAGCATTGCTCTCGGGAGATAACCGCTCCCTGAGCCGGGAAAGCCAGCTCCTTGCGGAAGAACTCCTCGTGGCACAGCTTATTCTTAAGGAAATTGCCCGAATCGAAAAAATTCAGGTTGAATCCTGGGAATTCCAAGAAGCCTGGGAAGAGCTTCTGAAACTCGCCGGAAACGAACAGAGCCTTCGCCTGATCTTTCCCACAGATGACGCCCTTCAACAGCATTTATTGCAGGAAAAAGTGCTGGACTGTCTCTGGGAGTGGAACAATGAAACGGGCTTGCCTGACACCGCATTTTGAGCCTGCGGAATTTTGAGCCAACGACTATCCTCTTGATATGCCAAAAGGAAGATGATCACGCTTATATCCTGATACATAGCGTGATCATCTTCCTTTTGGCGAGTCTTCCACCTGTTTAAGGTATCAACATCTCAGTATAATATCTTTTTTAAGAACTCTGATTTTCTGCCGCCCTGCTATTTTGGCCGCGGATAACTAAGCCTCCCGTGCCGATGACCAGGGCAGCAATGGAGACCGCGCTTCTCAACGCAGTACAGGTCACTTGGGCCGGATCGCTGATCCCACTTTCCAGCATATGGACAAACCGATTCTCAGCCGCATTATGGCCATAACCTTGAGGCAATTCCTCCAGCATTTCCAACACAGCGTCAGGGTCGCTTCCCGCATTGACGGCAATCTGGCGCAGCGGGGCTTCCAAAGCTTTATAAAGAATCCGCAGCCCTGTGTTGGCCGCTTTTTCCTTGCACTCAAGCCCGGTCAATGACCGTCTTGCCTCCAGCAAAGCGGTTCCGCCCCCCGGTACAATCCCTTCGCTGATAGCCACCCGTACGGAGTTTACGGCATCCTCCAGCCGGTCTTTCTGCTCCTGGAGTTCCAGCCGGGTGGGCGCTCCGGTGTAAACCACGGCCACCCCGCCCTGCAGCCAGCCCAGCCGTTCCGCCAGCTTATCTTTGCGCCAGCCCGGCAGGCGTCCTTCATATTCCTGACGAACCTGGCTGCAGCGCAGGCTGATTTGCCGCGGATCACCCGTTCCGCCAATGATCGTGGTGCTGTTGTTGTTGGCCAGGATCTTTTTAGCCTGGCCCAAATGCTCTTCTGCCACTTCTTCCAAAAGGATTCCGTTTTCTTCACCGATCACCGTGCCGCCGGTCAGCACTGCAATATCCTGGAGATACTCCTTGCGGCGTTCTCCGGAGCCCGGCGACTGAACGGCGACAGCGTTCATGGTTCCTTTTTGCTTATTGGTCAGCAGCAAGGCCAGCAAATCCACTCCAATATCCTCAGCAATGAGCAGCAGGGGCCTCTGGTATTTCATAGTCAGCTGCAAAACGGCAAAAATCTCATCGGCGGTGCTGAACCTTCCATCCACAATCAGGACAAAGGCATCGGTCAGGACTTCCGATTTCCGCTCCCAGGATTTGACGATTTTCGGGGTGAAACAGCCTTTATTAAAGGAAATGCCCTGTTTTATTTCCAGGCTGGGCTGCAGTCCTTTTCCTTCCTCAATGGTGATGATGCCCTGAAAACCAATCTTACCGACCGCCTCGGCCAGCAGCTTCCCAAGGACCGGATCGCCGGAGGAAATGGCGGCCACCTGGGCGACCTGCTCAAGTTCTGTGATTTTGACAGCCTGCTCCTGCACAGCCTCAATCACCGTTTCGACACCTTGCTCCAGACCCTGAATCAAGCCGGTTGGATTGACACCGGCGGCGATCTGCTTCATTCCTTCCTTAATCATGGCCTGAGCTAAGACAACAGCCGTCGTCGTCCCGTCTCCGGCCAAATCGTTGGTCTTCTCAGCAACTTCCCGGATAATCTGACAGCCGAGATCATGAAACCGGTTCGGAACGGAGATAATTCCCGCGATGCTGGCTCCGTCATTAGTGATTTTCGGCCGTCCGGCCAGCGGTCCCAGAGCCACATTCCTGCCCTTAGGCCCCAAAGTGATTCTGACACAGTCGGCAACACCGTTTATTCCTTCAATAAGCGCCTGCCTGGCTTCCGCTCCGCATAAAGAAACCCTTTCCATGTGCATTCCTTCCTCTTCAGCTTATTGCCAGGGTCCAGTTTTCAAAGATGACAAGTCCGATCAATATGAGGGTCAAAGCATAGGCGGCTCCCAGCAAGACCGTTGACAGTTCAGCCTTCACCTTTCAACTCCACCTTTCCCGTTTTTTTCTGGACAAAAGCTCCGATCACTCCTTTGATTTTCCGCCCCAGCTGGGCAGCCTTATCCAGGAACGTACCCACGGGACAAAGTGCCACACACCAAAGACGGCGGTAAAGAAAGCTGGTCACCAAAATAATGAAGAGCAGATACCATTGATAGCTGGTGCCGTTCCAGCCGAACATCGTTCCAAAAGGCTCGAAGCTGGAGAAAGAGGGATTGGCAAACAGAAAGGCCAGCAGCAAAGTCAGAAACAAAATGACTTCTTTGCCCACGCGGAGCCAGCGGCCGTACTTGCCCAGAGGCAGATTCAGCCTGCTCAGCAGATGGGTTCCTTCCTGCATGCCGCAGAAAGGACAGAGATAGGTGCAATAGAGGTTTTTCCCGCTGAACAGGGCCGGCAGCAAGGCTCCGGCCAGGATCAAATACCAGATCAGGTTTTCCCGGGGTGACGGGAAGTAACCCATAAACAAGGCACTGATATGGCCCATGGATAGAGAGCGGTTAAGCCAAAAGCCCAGAACCACCACGCTCAGGCCCAAAACCGGAAGACGGTATTTTCTCAGCTCAGGAAAACGGGGCATGAGAATGGACAGCACCACGAGGACGGTCACCGCAATTTCTTTAATGCCAACCTGCCAGGGAATTTTAGCGTTTTGAGGCGTCTGGTTCAGTTCGGCCTTAACAATAGTATGGGCGGCTTCCTGTACTGATTTGGCGATAGCCCGGGTGGACAGGGTGGCTCCGGAAATCAGCTCGATATCATAGCCCCCTGTCAGGGCGTCATTGCCTTTTTTCCCTTCATACTGGCGAAAATATCCGGCTTTGCTGATCTTATTAATGTAGGCCGGCGTTTCTTTGTGCTCGAGAATCTGCACCGCCTGCAAGGTGCCGTCCTGATTCAGGATCGTTCCTACCAT is a genomic window containing:
- the rplM gene encoding 50S ribosomal protein L13 — its product is MSTFFAKANAVERKWYVIDAAGLPLGRLATEAARILRGKHKPTFTPNVDTGDHVIIINAEKVVLTGNKLDQKMYRRHSGYPGGLKETPYRKLMQNMPERAVEHAVKGMLPHNKLGAQMYTKLKVYRDENHPHQAQQPEVWTIQ
- the rpsI gene encoding 30S ribosomal protein S9 yields the protein MAAQLQYQGTGRRKNAVARVRLIPGEGKVTINKRELAEYFGKKTLEMIVQQPFGVTDTAGKYDVVALAHGGGTTGQAGALRLGIARALLKADPSLRPALKRAGFLTRDPRMKERRKYGLKKARKAPQFSKR
- a CDS encoding ABC transporter substrate-binding protein → MKKASLWLAVLLTAALLLGGCSQGANTDQPDKGADSQAHQEDGGERTIVDLAGNQVVLPPVEKIEHVVIVAPPLVSTYASVVKDTSKLVGATQVALAEANPLILDKLIPNWQRITTTFLTGYASNTEELLKLNPDLILVYGGAQKEGLENVKIPVVDFYIDDQVNETWSVEIDRLMREIFGLSGENSLQKEWDKANEQVAGILAQVKDAPKQKGLMIMSNTGDKITVRGAGTYGDDWLLKSGLENVAGELKGESIEVTMEQIYTWNPDIVYVFRGLPAAQYLGDAIKGQDWSQVQAFKTGRIHDTPRGVMNWGAPCADSPLMIQWLAGKNFPDKFSEAEYKGIIKDYYSRCYGISLTDEQVESILNPNQGMAGK
- a CDS encoding nucleotidyltransferase domain-containing protein yields the protein MCPYDDEIENIKNQIISKYIPKEIILFGSCAKGLVKRGSDIDICVIMETQDKRQTLRDMLVNIEYNVDLGIVIYTPSEWLRYKDDKANLANIIKRTGVSLIGGFG
- a CDS encoding ABC transporter ATP-binding protein; translation: MRLELRNGNFGYTQERLLLRDISFALEQGRIMTILGQNGIGKTTLLKCLIGLLKWQKGQTLVDGKPLHSLKECEAIGYVPQAHRSVFAFTVAEMTAMGRARHVPLFGTPSQWDRQRVEKALQIVGIEGLKDRLCTQLSGGQLQLVYIARALVNEPQLLIMDEPESHLDYKNQQLILNLVRKLRDEKGISCIINTHYPDHALRISDDTLMLGQDRYLFGPSEEIITEATMKEFFEVNVKILSVPGLQKKSKAFAVVD
- a CDS encoding FecCD family ABC transporter permease encodes the protein MLRKADHYKYLWMALLLVLLSFIFLSLFLGRYFVEPGEVGRILWANLAGQGENSVENTVVWDIRIPRVLLAVLVGAGLSAAGASFQGCFHNPLVSPDVLGVSAGAGFGAALGILLTSGVTGMAAVLSFAFGMFSVILSWLLSRIKRESTILSLVLSGIIVSAVFNALISLIKFVADTNSELPAITYWLMGSFANTTFGELKMVCLPIMVGTGILLALRWHINVLTLGDEEAETLGINPARIRVLIITAATVITASAVMVTGVIGWVGLIIPNLCRMLVGADYKYLLPTSCLSGAVFMILVDFIARVITPAEIPIGILTAIIGAPFFVLIYKRTEGT
- a CDS encoding trigger factor — translated: MHKLIRLGPYKGLALPSPVLFTEDDLELGVSEAVKKMANQWARVHWPAAYGDEVVINLRAQSDKLFVPELSKAHYTFTLGDPSIYKEFNQLIGLKAGDDLQLVLELPSGFPVERMRGKIVTFYITLLEVIRKRPLELTDEIACQIDPKAGDLEQLKSKLREAVSENWQRSITEAREKAILNTISSTSVYELDQQELKAVSDRIFDEKQKQLFTSDNPQMLEALLSGDNRSLSRESQLLAEELLVAQLILKEIARIEKIQVESWEFQEAWEELLKLAGNEQSLRLIFPTDDALQQHLLQEKVLDCLWEWNNETGLPDTAF
- a CDS encoding DMT family transporter; protein product: MKNGYVLIILAALGFAALPIFIKYGYNVGLTTEVMLFLRFLIASILLSFIMLVSGRKGFKLNKSSLPKLVLHGLVFFGSSYCYVLAIKHMSATVTNILLYTYPLMVVVMATMIFKEKISLVKTITLLISFLGCLMVIDIINTSTHQISMLGVLHGIGSAVFYAVYNINGQYLSKTLEPVTISTYTSVVCLLATMVVYPPVNLFAGHSFQAMWIVGLGTAIFSTIIPLFCYQKGVSLLGASQASILSNIEPVIATVLAFLILGEKLSTLQLSGAFLIILGGLLLKLDKGKQPSTLNS
- a CDS encoding Hsp60 family chaperonin; this encodes MERVSLCGAEARQALIEGINGVADCVRITLGPKGRNVALGPLAGRPKITNDGASIAGIISVPNRFHDLGCQIIREVAEKTNDLAGDGTTTAVVLAQAMIKEGMKQIAAGVNPTGLIQGLEQGVETVIEAVQEQAVKITELEQVAQVAAISSGDPVLGKLLAEAVGKIGFQGIITIEEGKGLQPSLEIKQGISFNKGCFTPKIVKSWERKSEVLTDAFVLIVDGRFSTADEIFAVLQLTMKYQRPLLLIAEDIGVDLLALLLTNKQKGTMNAVAVQSPGSGERRKEYLQDIAVLTGGTVIGEENGILLEEVAEEHLGQAKKILANNNSTTIIGGTGDPRQISLRCSQVRQEYEGRLPGWRKDKLAERLGWLQGGVAVVYTGAPTRLELQEQKDRLEDAVNSVRVAISEGIVPGGGTALLEARRSLTGLECKEKAANTGLRILYKALEAPLRQIAVNAGSDPDAVLEMLEELPQGYGHNAAENRFVHMLESGISDPAQVTCTALRSAVSIAALVIGTGGLVIRGQNSRAAENQSS
- a CDS encoding FMN-binding protein — translated: MKRFLPFILIAVLVAAYLYGHFANQMDTALVQHYYRQLMPEAAGYEAINDRTAKAVGADGEVLTYLGVSSNVGYGGPIMVGTILNQDGTLQAVQILEHKETPAYINKISKAGYFRQYEGKKGNDALTGGYDIELISGATLSTRAIAKSVQEAAHTIVKAELNQTPQNAKIPWQVGIKEIAVTVLVVLSILMPRFPELRKYRLPVLGLSVVVLGFWLNRSLSMGHISALFMGYFPSPRENLIWYLILAGALLPALFSGKNLYCTYLCPFCGMQEGTHLLSRLNLPLGKYGRWLRVGKEVILFLTLLLAFLFANPSFSSFEPFGTMFGWNGTSYQWYLLFIILVTSFLYRRLWCVALCPVGTFLDKAAQLGRKIKGVIGAFVQKKTGKVELKGEG